AAGCCGAAATATCAGTACTCGTCCAAAAACAAAAAGCATTTTTTGCGACTCAACAAACCAAAGCTATTGATTTTAGACTAAAGCAATTATCTCTACTAAAACAAGCCATACTAAAGTATCAACCCGAAATAGAAGAAGCCTTATGGAAAGATTTACACAAATCTAAAGAAGAGGTTTACCTTACAGAAATTAGCATTGTTCTCAACGAAATTAATTATCATTTAAAAAAAATAAAAAATTGGGCTCGCCCTAAGAGGATTTGGTCGCCCATTTCGGTACTTCCTGCATCTAGCTGTATCATCTACGAACCTTTGGGTGTGACCCTTATTATCTCTCCGTGGAATTACCCATTCCAACTTCTTATCAATCCTCTTGTAGGAGCCATTTCCTCTGGCTGTTGTGCTTTACTAAAAACCTCTCCTGACGCTCCACATCTTGCTAATGTAGTGGAGAAAATGCTAACAGAATATTTTCCAAAAGAGTACATTACCCTCGTTAAAGGTGGACGAGAAACCAACACCTACTTGTTAGAGGAACGTTTTGATTTTATTTTCTTTACAGGAAGTCCATCTCTAGGAAAAGTGGTTATGAAAGCGGCGGCAGAAAATTTAACGCCCATTGTTTTAGAATTGGGTGGTAAAAGCCCTTGTATTGTGGATAAAGATGCAAACCTTAACCTTGCTGCTAAAAGAATTGCGTGGGGAAAACTCATCAATGCTGGACAAACTTGCATCGCCCCAGATTATCTTTGGGTACACCGTTCAGTAAAAAAAGAGCTTCTTGAAAAAATAGCTTACCACATTAAAGAAATGTATGGTTCTGATGTTAAATCTAGCCCTTTTTACCCTCGTATTGTAAATGATAAATCAGTAGAAAGGCTTTCTAAGTTTCTTAATGAAGGAAATATCTATTTAGGTGGAGAAGTAGATTCCAGCCAAAAATACATCGCTCCAACTATTATAGATAATGTAGAGCCTCACTTCGCTATTATGCAAGAGGAAATTTTTGGACCATTGTTACCTGTAATGACATTTGACCATATTGATGAACCTATCTCGTACATCAACCAACATGAAAAGCCATTAGCATTGTATTATTTTGGTAAAACTAAAACTGCTAAAGAGGTAATTTCAAAAACAAGTTCGGGTGGAGGTTGTATCAACGATACACTTATGCATATTGCCAATCATCATCTTCCTTTCGGTGGTGTTGGGAATAGTGGTATGGGCAAGTACCACGGAAAGTACAGTTTTCTAGCCTTCAGTAATGAAAGAGCTATCGTAAAAACGCCTACATTTTTAGACCTTCCGTTCAAGTATGTTCCATTTAAGTTTTTTGAAT
The genomic region above belongs to Riemerella anatipestifer and contains:
- a CDS encoding aldehyde dehydrogenase; the protein is METSKAEISVLVQKQKAFFATQQTKAIDFRLKQLSLLKQAILKYQPEIEEALWKDLHKSKEEVYLTEISIVLNEINYHLKKIKNWARPKRIWSPISVLPASSCIIYEPLGVTLIISPWNYPFQLLINPLVGAISSGCCALLKTSPDAPHLANVVEKMLTEYFPKEYITLVKGGRETNTYLLEERFDFIFFTGSPSLGKVVMKAAAENLTPIVLELGGKSPCIVDKDANLNLAAKRIAWGKLINAGQTCIAPDYLWVHRSVKKELLEKIAYHIKEMYGSDVKSSPFYPRIVNDKSVERLSKFLNEGNIYLGGEVDSSQKYIAPTIIDNVEPHFAIMQEEIFGPLLPVMTFDHIDEPISYINQHEKPLALYYFGKTKTAKEVISKTSSGGGCINDTLMHIANHHLPFGGVGNSGMGKYHGKYSFLAFSNERAIVKTPTFLDLPFKYVPFKFFEWVKKMI